The genomic stretch aacctatgagaatattgacgatcaataaaattcccagctgcgcctgaatctactagtgccttatgctgggaatgaggagaaaactcCGGAAACACAACCTCTATACACAACtgaccaacagggagctctgggtgagtcgggtgcctactcacctgagatggtcgaccagtgctctgcttactgcctcgactccctggtaaccctccccagcaccggcccgcagtgtgtcctctgcgaccacagttggtgcagaggacggcccctctcctggtctccctaagcgcagcacctccgagctccttGGGGGTagagtcggaggtgctgggggatggaatgaatgggccctgatcagaacgtccgcgggtctccaacaggttatccagcctgataaACATcgccaccagttggtccaggttgaggttggtatccctgcaggccagttcgcgccgaacgtcctcccttaggctgcaccgatagtggtcgatcagggccctctcattctaTCCGGCGCTGGCTGCCAACGTCCTGAAGTCCAGCGCaaaatcctgggcgctcctcctctcctgtcgtaggtggaaGAGACCGATGCAGCGTCAATTCCTCGCCACTCGGCGTTGGCCAACTCGAGCgccttccccgacagacaggagacgctctcgtatcccgagggcgccgggtgaatggttgccaggtagagctctacctggagaaagaaaccctgacacccgtctggtgtaccgtcatatgccctcaggagcgagagccgaatcccactgggtccaggtgGCGAAGGGTTGGACTGTGGTATGGGTGGTagagtggttggaggaggtgtgggaaggccacctctctcccaacggtccatagtattcatcaccctctccattgcggtgccgagagcctggatgatACTCTCCTGTCATTGAAATCGTTCCTCCATTGATTCGGACTgactggctgtacctgctgactccataaatgGTGCGTGgttctgtcacgagtgtcagtgtaatgtggtggatcgaagtcaggcgcaggacacagaactcgaagAAAGATACTTTACTGAAAATGAGTAAAGAATACAATACagaaaatacctccacacagggaggaaccaACCCActcaccaacgacacacaaaATGAAAACAACcatgcacaaaacacattgggagccactgggttaaatagggaaggcgtgatacaataatgggcaacaggtgtgtgacaatagacaacaggtgcaacatagaaacatagaacatagatcggcagcagctagtattccggtgacgacgaacgccgaagcctgcccgagcaaggaggaggggcagcctcggcagaatccatgacagcttggcacacctgtatgtggggagtttctcccattcttctctgcaaaccctctcaagctctgtcaggttggatggggagcattgctgcacaactattttcatgtctctccagagatgtttgatcgggttcaagtccgggctctggctgtgccactcatggacattcagagacttgtcccgaatccactcctgtgttgtcttggctgtgtgcttagggtcgttgtcctgttggaaggtgaaccttcgccccagtctgaggtccggagcaggttttcatcaaggatctctctgtactttgctccgttcatctttgtctcaatcctgactagtctcccagtccctactgctgaaaaacacccccacagcatgatgctgccaccctgcttcaccgcagggatggtgccaggtttcctccagacgtgactcttggcattcaggccaaagagttcaatcttggtttcatcagaccagagaatcttgtttctcatgttctgagagtcctttaggtgccttttggcaaactccaagcgggctgtcatgtgccttttactgaggagttgcttccgtctggccactctacaataaaggcctgattggtggagtgctgcacaggtggttgtccttctggaaggttcttccatctccacagagggattctagagcactgtcagagtgaccatcgggtacttggtcccctccctgaccaaggcccttctcccccgattgctcagttttaacgggcggccagctctaggaagagtcttggtggttccaaacgtcttcaatttaggaatgatggagaccactgtgttcttggggaccttcaatgctgcaaaacatttttggcacccttccccagagctgtgcctcgataaaatcctgtctcagagctctacgaacaattccttcgacctcatggcttggtttttgctctgacatgcactgccaactgtgggaccatatatagacaggtgtgtgcctttccaaatcatgtccaatcaattgagtttaccacaggttgactccaatcaagttgtagaagtgTCTCAAGgctaatcaatggaaacaggacgcacctgagctcaatttcaagtctcatggcaaagggtctgaatgcttctgtaaataaggtattatttgtatacatttgtcaacatttctaaaaacctgttttcactttttcattatggggtattgtgtgtagattgctgagaattttaatttttttaatcaattttagaataaggctgtaaggaaacattttgaaaaagtaaaggggtctgaagactttccgaaggcactgtgcaatctacactcaataccccataatgacaaagtgaaaacacgtatTTATACATTTAGCAAATCTATTTAAAATAAAACCCAGAAATAGCTTATTTATGCTGGCTGGTATGGTAATGTAATTATGGTAATCATGAAATACAAAAAATGTAGGTAAAATAAGGTATCTTACTTTTCTCTTAGGTAGAAGGAAGTACCAAGTTCTCATACATTGTCACTGTTGTTGAGTAGATAGCCTGACATAAAATGTATCATATACATTTTTATACACATACAAATCCTGATAGTTTAAACTATCACAAACTACACAAGAATCTACCATGCCGATAAGCAAATAAATATAAGAGATTACATTTCTCACAATCACCAGCTAAAGCATGACCTATGTTTAAAAACACCTCTAAACTCATATATAAACATCAATGCATTTTATTCATGGTTTTCCATTGCATAGTGAAACAAAAAGCTAATTAGGATGAATGCATAGGTACGCATTTTGGTGTTGTCCATAGTAGTAACAATCCTCTTGGAAGTTGTTGGTCTCCACCACTTTCTTATAGTAGCTGACAGCATGCACCTGGCAGTTGGGGAGGCTTCTGTTGAGGACCTGAGCCACATCCGTCATGTTCCTCTTCAGTTTCTGCCCATCAATCTGTTGGTGGATCAGACCCTTGTTGATAGGCTTAGGCTCAACACTGAAAGAGATCACCACTTTGGTGTTGTTCTTGGTCATCACATCAAAGTAATTAGCTCTTCCTTCACTGCCATGGTAGTTCTTTCCAGCTAGCCAGTTGAAAAAGAAAATGCGCTCCTTGTCATTGAAGACCATGACACACCAGCTCACCCAGTCATATTTCTTAACAAGGGTGTCCAATATGGATTTGGTGAAGTCAAGGTCAACACTTCCAGGTTTCTCCCGAAGCTGGTTTTCCATGTCCATTTTGGCTTGATTGGCGAAGTTTTCAGTGCAATCGTCCACTGCTGCTTTCATGCGGTTCTCAACATCTTTCATACACTCCTGCCACTTCTTCACCATCTCATCCCCCACAACCCCTTCCTTGAGGCTGGCGTAACCCATGACGGCAATGATGCCCACCACAATGAGCTTCTTAAGCCTGGCACAGAAATCTTCTACCGCCCTTCTACTCCTTTGTTCTGTGTCAAGCACTATCTCCAGCGTGGGGCGACCTGAGGTATTGTCCCCAGTAACATCATTGTAGAGGGCGTCCAGGTTCAAGTCTGCGTCCGTGATCTTATAATGGCTGAGGAACTTCTCCATCTTCTTATTTTTGAACTTGGGCTTGGCGTTGACAAAGTCCTGGAACTTCTCGTACTGGCTGAGCATTTGTGCCTCATGGTCAAAGTTCTGCTTATTCAAGGAGGTCTTCTGCTGCTCCAGTGCGATTTGTTCGCTCTCAGCCTGGATGCCTTCCAGTTTCTGGTTGACAATGCTGAACTGCTTAGTCAGGTAGCCGACGTCCTGTCCTTCCGGGTTGCTGAGGATCTCAGAGGAGGCTACGAACACGGCCTCCAGGATGGGATGGAGCTGGCCCACAGTGGCTGCCAGGACTGCGGAGGCCTGTCCCATGATCTCCACCGCCTTCTCGATCTTGTCCTTGTTCTGCACGATCCATTCTGCCACACTGGTCATTTTGAGGGCTCTGTCACAGACTAACGTCCAGATAGTTTTTCAAAGAATCTTCAAATATGTTAATGTctgaaagagaaagaggaagaaacATAAAAACCAAACActtgcagacactaggccctccatggaatgagtctgacacccctggtgtagaaaatgattttaccatctaaaccgctttgaaatatattttccataacccaaatTATTGTATATTcagttgtttgaagctggtgtacaaaaccaaaagtaaaagatgcaaaaaggAAACttcagaacgggaagcatagaaatagcacacatataacagatctaccacttcttagacttgctttcaatgggaaagatctataactcacatttctatgtgaatttggtcgccCAAAAAAGTTACATGTTGTAGCTTTAAGAATACATTAAATCATTGGAATTTGTAGAAGTCTTTTGTGTAAGATTTTTTTAGACACATTAAAAAAGACAGTGGATAACTTAACATTTCACAGGACTAGACGTGCCGTTGGCTGGGACTTAGTACCCATCCTTCAACATAAAGAAAAAATATGAATAAAAACAAATAATTTCAACAAACCTTAATGACGTCATACTTTCTCAGAcctaaagtgccttcagaaagtattcatacccctgaattcaaaatagattcaatttgtttaaaaaaaatttaccatcttcacacaataccccataatgacaaagttaatgACAGctcagtctttctgggtaagtctctaagagcttacgtggattgtacaatattctttaaattcttcaagctctgtcaagttggttgttgatcattgctagacagccattttcaagccgatttaagtttAAACTGTAAGTAGGCCACTCTTAACAAttaagttgttaatgttcttagatTTATCCTTTATAAAAAGACACATGAAaatattctggggatgagcatgcacatcttcaatatgtacccattgtttcTCTTTAGTGCCTTTTAACAAAATGTGACAAGTGAAAGCTTTGggtggcgagttgatacaattccaagtgtGGAAGGTTAAAACTATCCTCGGACTTTGGGAGATGtgcaattttattttttattctattCGTTTTCTTTGACCACATAAAGTCTGATATGAccgagtatacttttttaaagaatgtgtTCGGTGGAATAATTGGTAATACCGAAAATAACTATAAaaactttgggagccatgccattctaaagaggtttattctacctgtaagattcATGGGAATATTGCgccatttaattagatctgctttcatgttattgagtaatgggataaagttatctttatatatttgttaTTTGTTGTCACTTACTAAGCATTATTACATTTATTGATCATGAGTTATTggttttttccacattttaattttatatcctgagattttCTAGTATTCTAAAAAATATTGTTAACAAGggggggcattgagttttcagTATTAGTCAGGTATATTAGGAGATCATCagcaaataagtttagtttatattcatgtttaccaatactgatacctgttatGTTTTGGTCCTGTCTAATTCTTGCTGCAAGCAGTTAACTTGCCAGTGCCAACAGGAGTGGGGAGAGAAAACATCCCTGTTTTGAGCCCCCTTCTAAATTCAATCAGACAATGTATTTCTATTTTTTGTGATTACTTTTTTGTCTGCTGATAGTTGATTCAGTgttgttgagtctaagaaggctGTAGGATCGTTTGTATCCTTATCTTTTAAAATGATAACTGGTTTGGTGTGTATTCGTTTTGTGAGGGCTGTGAGGTGTTTACAAGGTTTATTTGCAATGAAATAGTATGCTTTCTTTTGTAGAATTCACTTGTTACTCATCACAACATTGTACTGAAGGCATTCTAATAAAGAATTGTTAAGAAAAATACTTACTGAGAAATTCACCTGGTTTAGGATATGTGAAGTGTTCACCTGTAAAACAAAAATAGTTGACTCTGAGAATCGTAATCCAAGGGTCAAAGAATAGAAAATCTGGGTAAACAAAACTTGACACCCTTTATGGTAATTCAAACTGcccagagagatagacagaatgGAGCAAGATAAAGAAAAGAGGAAGAAACTCACCTCTAAAATATACAGGGGGGTGCAGTCCAGCTGTGCCTCTGAACACCAGCCTCCTAGTGTTGGGATGTatatgtagtctctctctctccctgtctctctctcatcactcccccTTTGGaactcctccatcccctctctgcaTTCCAACGGGAACCCATTCTGAGGGATGAGGGCCAGGCACTGAGACAGATAATATCCTGTAAACACTGCCTATGCAAGGACTGCCCTTCACACAGGgtctgtgtgtgcgtttgtgtgtgtgtgcatgcctgcaagagagcagaaacagggAAAGCCAAGCAGCCCTTTACAACAAATACAAGGGACATTTCTAAGTCTTTTAACCTTGGAAATGCATTAGCATTGAAGGCAAGCTATCTGACATTTGGATTGAGGCGTGGTAATGGGAGTGAAATACACCCTGGAGCAGCACTGCTCTCAGAGTCATTCCGTAACAGACCTGACCAGAGCAGTGACAGGACAGCTTACCCACTTGTCTTTGTGCTTCAGCTCTGACCGTTACACACACTGTCTGATATGACCAATCAGTCCAGTTAACActgaagagaagaaagagaagaatATAGACTAtgatatacactcttagaaaaaaaaggtgttatctagaatctaaaagggttcttcggctgttcccataggagaaccctttaaagGACCCATAACATCTGAATATTTCTGTTCAACAACTTTAATGTGAGTAAGTGGGTGAAATTAACATTGTTTCTCTCATTACTTTATGTGCATAGGGCCTGTTTCTGACTTAGGAATTTGCACCTTTCTTGTACACACAATTCCTCttcacttctcagtagttggtgcATAACGGGCTATTCAGGCATGGTTCCCTTGAGGGCTCTGAATAAATGTAAATCAAGTgttgaaaaccctcccacttgctggtcAACAGATTTTCTTGTGGAGTTTTCATTATACAGGGTTTTCAGTAcgtttatcttaagccatccctttaaatacggtgtacctttaattaTAATTTTGTTGACAGACTAGAATACATCAAAAGACATCTAAATATATTCATATTAATCTCAGTTTCAACACAAACTGTTAGATTTAAAAATACtttgatcttgtagattatttaggcgaattttagggttaggaaagtatgtatgaatcataTTTCAAAAAATCTGGataaaatatattgatgaatcaaaaatacagtggtttgattcattctgAAAGTTGCCACATTGAGTTCTTCAATccatggtaatgttggaagattattgtacatagaattataatagggagaatagtgtacaatagtaggctatatCCTCTATTTCCAGCAATAACCATGGAACTCTGTGATGACACAGCCAAATATTGCGCCATGCGTCGAATTCAAACTGTTATGGCTTGATCTGCGCTCCGCTCCATAACGATTTAATTAGCCTACTGTACATGTCTTTTTCTGAATATGATCAACTGTCTCtaaccgtggtcctctgtagctcagctggtagagcacggcgcttgtaacgccaaggtagtgggttcgatcctcgggaccacccatacacaaaaatgtatgcacgtatgactgtaagtcgctttggataaaagcgtctgctaaatggcatattatattattaaccacaacaacaaccacatGGCCCTGACAGCATTTACTGGGGAAGCAAATTAAGGaaaacaatgtaattaaatggaatgataatgtaggctataccaactaaATGGAACTAACAGTAAATAGGCAGTTGAATATGTGTTGTTATTAGGCCTATCAATGGTCGATACTGACAGTGGCTATAATTTAACATGATGCAAATAGGAAACAGATAAAGTCGCAGTAGCCTATAATTAAGACATTTGAGAGTGCCCATCCCAGCAAGTTAAAAGGCTGTACAAtttaaattctgcataatggcacagcatttcTTAAACTTTACTGTGGGGAAAGTTGATATGTTGACATGCTTCTGTTTGCTGCCATATGCAGTAgcagtgcgtgggtaaaatcactggggaagccacagtacacgcttttattttttgttgtcctaggctacctggctaaaatgcttgctctctagcctaacttccattcattggcaacgttagctagttaacattagccttctacatctagctacatattgaacaaccatattctcaggccaggggcacaacaatggaAGAATTACAAATatttgctggcttcccttgccttcaatgctacgagaggcaacaatgtcatactcatttagaccagacagcatcagatagatggtctacacgtagagagacagaggggcactgttcCGCTCGCTCGGATGCTCTCTCCTGTGACATACATTCAgtctcttgcgaattgaaggaaaattatgaaacacagagacaaaagataaaaatgtgttgttgtttttttggtaaattttttggggaagcctggcttcccttgggaactggaacacactgtcgtacacctcaatccagagcatcccaaacatgctcaatgggtgacaagtctggtgagtatgcaggccatggaaaaacaaggacattttcagcttccaggaattgtgacatggggctgtgcattatcatgctgaaacatgaggtgatggcgccggatgaatggcacgaaaatgggcctcaggatctcgtcacggtatctctctgtattcaaattgccatcgataaaatgcaattgtactcgttgtctgtagtttatacctgccaataccataacccgacagctaccatggggcactctgttcacaacgttggcaacaacaaaccactcacccacacgatgccatacatatggtcagcagttgtgaggccggttggacatactgccaacttctctaaaacaacgttggagttGGCTTATGGTAGCGAAactaacattacattctctggcaaaaggtctggtggacattcctgcagttagcatgataattgcacgctccctcaaaacttatgACAATCTGTGGCAttgggttgtgtgacaaaactgcacattttagaatgaccttttattgtcccaagcacaagatgcacctgcataatgatcatgctgtttaattagcaacttgatatgccacaactgtcaggtggaatgattatcttagcaaaggagaaatgctctctaacagggatgtaaactaaatGTGTGCAACAAATCTGAGAGAAACATGCTTTTCAGCTCATAAAGcaagggaccaacactttacatgttgcgtttatatttttgttcagcgtagTTAGGCTCTATCTAGCCAGCAAGGTAGTTAGCCtagcagttagctagctag from Coregonus clupeaformis isolate EN_2021a unplaced genomic scaffold, ASM2061545v1 scaf2150, whole genome shotgun sequence encodes the following:
- the LOC123488315 gene encoding uncharacterized protein LOC123488315, whose protein sequence is MTSVAEWIVQNKDKIEKAVEIMGQASAVLAATVGQLHPILEAVFVASSEILSNPEGQDVGYLTKQFSIVNQKLEGIQAESEQIALEQQKTSLNKQNFDHEAQMLSQYEKFQDFVNAKPKFKNKKMEKFLSHYKITDADLNLDALYNDVTGDNTSGRPTLEIVLDTEQRSRRAVEDFCARLKKLIVVGIIAVMGYASLKEGVVGDEMVKKWQECMKDVENRMKAAVDDCTENFANQAKMDMENQLREKPGSVDLDFTKSILDTLVKKYDWVSWCVMVFNDKERIFFFNWLAGKNYHGSEGRANYFDVMTKNNTKVVISFSVEPKPINKGLIHQQIDGQKLKRNMTDVAQVLNRSLPNCQVHAVSYYKKVVETNNFQEDCYYYGQHQNAYLCIHPN